A genomic window from Lycium barbarum isolate Lr01 chromosome 4, ASM1917538v2, whole genome shotgun sequence includes:
- the LOC132636009 gene encoding uncharacterized protein LOC132636009, translating to MRVSSVRNLIPRAKIFTAKRNGVMRFYHYSDEEVEDESFPSEWYEKAFSKLTNLSHLLKNVDLVDGKLVNVNDHSRVYDGSLEQKVSSFKSLARTFIGCPSMQEMMKKNVVQALADVQCEQPVFFSKASEREPITVDSLTKVSNFLNVSAQQRKLVRQSICAQVTKYPIWTGAIEEILSGLKSEIDFLNCRCPNKEIKMAQQIATTCQKFLESATSYDPESTSWMRLKGVDSPASHKWEDVLEMFSDLINCLCEETKLTSEVKKLEVMREGLYQIRDAFIDKNIGYKETRHQESLVHKKLSKTLGHSSRCVFTLLLYYLYGSVWDIEVELCGGVYAIGRGDKFRLCMGKTLTSNEQNMVHSGVKQLSRALGLFKFVWETAGMKGDLEVQGHLWCIGAKNKSFIYRNNMFFLHSVSC from the coding sequence ATGAGAGTGAGTAGCGTGAGGAACCTTATACCTCGAGCTAAGATTTTTACAGCCAAGAGAAATGGAGTAATGCGGTTTTATCACTACTCAGACGAAGAAGTCGAGGACGAGTCTTTTCCTTCTGAATGGTACGAGAAAGCTTTCTCAAAATTAACAAACTTGAGCCACTTGCTAAAGAATGTGGACTTAGTTGATGGAAAGCTAGTAAATGTTAACGATCACTCGAGAGTTTATGATGGGAGCTTGGAACAAAAGGTGTCTTCTTTTAAATCACTTGCTAGGACCTTTATTGGGTGTCCATCAATGCAAGAAATGATGAAAAAGAATGTGGTGCAAGCATTAGCTGATGTACAATGTGAACAACCCGTATTTTTCAGTAAAGCTAGCGAGAGGGAACCGATTACAGTTGATTCCCTCACGAAAGTGTCAAACTTCTTGAATGTTTCTGCACAGCAAAGGAAGCTTGTCAGGCAATCGATATGTGCACAGGTCACTAAGTACCCCATATGGACAGGGGCAATCGAGGAGATATTGAGTGGACTGAAATCTGAGATTGATTTTCTAAATTGTAGGTGTCCGAATAAAGAAATTAAGATGGCGCAACAAATAGCTACAACTTGTCAAAAGTTTTTAGAAAGTGCCACTTCTTATGACCCTGAATCCACTTCATGGATGCGCCTAAAAGGCGTGGATTCACCCGCTTCTCACAAGTGGGAAGATGTTCTTGAAATGTTCAGCGACCTTATTAATTGCTTGTGTGAAGAGACAAAATTAACTTCGGAGGTAAAGAAGCTTGAGGTCATGAGAGAGGGGCTTTATCAGATTAGGGATGCTTTCATAGACAAGAACATTGGGTATAAGGAAACTCGCCACCAGGAGAGTTTAGTGCATAAAAAATTGAGTAAGACATTGGGTCACTCATCACGATGCGTGTTCACACTTCTTCTTTATTATCTTTATGGCAGCGTCTGGGATATTGAAGTTGAACTTTGTGGAGGAGTTTATGCAATTGGTCGCGGGGATAAGTTCCGTCTGTGCATGGGAAAGACCCTAACGTCCAATGAGCAGAATATGGTGCACAGCGGGGTAAAGCAGCTAAGCAGAGCTTTGGGGCTTTTCAAGTTTGTATGGGAAACAGCTGGAATGAAAGGCGACCTAGAAGTACAAGGCCACCTGTGGTGCATTGGTGCCAAGAATAAGTcattcatctatagaaataataTGTTCTTCCTGCATTCTGTTAGTTGCTGA